The sequence TAAGAATTCCTAAACACATATAAAATATTATTTAATATAAATCAATAATTATAATTCTTTTAGAAATAAAAAAAACCGCTTCATTTCTGAAACGGTTTTTGATATTATTAAGAAATTATACTATTTCTTCTTGATTTTGATTCTCTTCTTGAGCTTTTGCAAGAGCTTCTGCTCTTTCTTTTTCAGCAGATTTTTGAATTGTATCAACTAAAATTGGTGTTGAAATGAACAAAGATGAATAAGTTCCGACTCCAATACCTAACAACATAGCAAATACAAATCCACGTAATGAATCACCTCCAAAAATAAACATGACTAACAATACAACAATTACAGTTGCAGAAGTATTGAAAGTTCTAGATAAAGTTGTATTAATAGATTGATTAACTACATCAAGGAAAGTCCCTTCTGTTTTACCTTTAACATATTCACGCACACGGTCAAATACAATAACGGTATCATTCAATGAATATCCAATTACGGTTAACAAGGCAGCAACGAAAGATTGATCTACTTCCATGTTAAAAGGCGCCCATCTGTAGAAGAATGAATAAACTCCTAATACAAAAACAACATCGTGCGCAACTGCTGCAACAGCACCTAAAGAATACTGCCATTTTCTAAATGATAAAGCTAAGTAAATAAACACGATTGCTAACGAACCTACAACAGCCCAATAAGCATTTGTTTTTACATCTTTTGCAACAGTAGGTCCAACTTTAGAAGCTTGTAAAATTCCGATTGTTTTCCCTTCATTTGTATTAACAAACTGCTCATAAGTTAAATCTACAGGTAAATATTTTTTCAAGTTTGCATAAAGAACCTCATTCACTTCTTTATCAATATTCGCTCCTTCTTCTTCAACTCTGTATTTAGTTGTAATTTTGATTTGTGTATCATTTCCAAATACTTTCGCTTCTACATTGCTATCAAATGCATCAGACAAATCTCCTGAAATTAATGATGGTTCAATTGGCTTATCAAATTTCACCAAGAAAGTTCTTCCTCCAACAAAATCAGTCCCCATATTCATTCCATTAAAAATAATAGAACCAATACATAAAATCATTGTTATAGATGAAATGATATATGAAGCTTTTTTCTTTCCAACGAAATCAAAGTTCATATTTGTGAACCAATTTTTTGTAGTCTTTGTTGTAAAAGCTAAATCTCTGTTTTTTCTTACAGCACGATCCACTAACACACGAGTAATAAAAATAGCCGTAAATAGAGAAGTTGCAATACCTATTAATAAAGTTACAGCAAATCCTTTAATAGGTCCTGTTCCAAAAATCACTAATACCACACCAGTCAAAGCAGTTGTTACGTTAGCATCTACAATTGCAGACATCGCTCCATCCCAACTAAAAGCATGTTTTACCGCTTCTTCACCTGTATGTCCTTCTCGTAAAGATTCTTTTGCTCGTTCATAAATAAGAATGTTTGTATCTACCGCTGTTCCAATTGTTAGCACGATACCAGCAATTCCAGGTAATGTTAATACAACATCGAAACCTGTAAATATTGCAAACATGAATAAAATATTTACTCCTAAAGCGATAATTGAATACCAACCTGCTTTTCCGTAGAAGAATAACATCCATGCAGCGATAATCAATAAACCAGCGATTGACGACATTAAACCAGCATCGATTGCAGCTTGTCCTAATGATGGTCCAACAACTTCTGAAGAAATAATATCTGCAGAAGCAGGCAATTTACCAGCTTTTAATATGTTAGCTAAATCTTTAGTTTCAGCAACAGTAAAATCTCCAGAAATAGATGAGCTACCACCAGAAATAGCACCAGTAGTTACACCTGGAGCAGAATATACAACATTATCTAAAACGATTGCAATATTAGATCGTTGTGCATGTGCTTTACCTGTTAATTCTTCCCATGCTTTAGCACCAGAAGCATTCATTTGCATTGAAACCACAGGCTTACCAGTCATTTGGTCATAATCATCACGAGCTTGAGTAACGACATCACCTGAGATTGGAGCGACATTAGCAGCATTTCCTTTTAATGCCATTAATTGAGCTACTGACTCACCTTTTTTAACTTTTTGCCATGCAAAACGAGCATAACGATTTTGTCCTGTTAATAAAGATCGAACTTGCGGATCAGCTAAATATTCGTTAACTTTTTCAACATCTTTAGTATTAAAATAACCAATAACAGGAGAACCTTCTTGTCCAAATCCTAACATAAGATTTAATAAAGGACCTCTATCTTCAGTCTGAGTTGAAGTCGAATCTTTAGAAACACCTGTTAACAATTTATCAACATCAGAAGTTTCTTTAACAATCGCAGTCGTATCTTTTACTTGAGTTGAAGTTGTAACTTTTGTTTTTAAAACTTCATTCGCAGATAACATAAATTCAGCTAATTCCTCAACTTTATATGTTTCCCAAAACTCTAATTGCGCTGTAGATTGTAATAAATTTTTAATACGATCGATATCTTTTGCACCAGGTAATTCAACTAAGATTCTTCCAGAATCACCAACCAATTGAATTGTAGGTGAAGTTGTTCCAAATTCATCTATACGCTCAC comes from Flavobacterium sp. I3-2 and encodes:
- the secDF gene encoding protein translocase subunit SecDF; protein product: MQNRGLVKFIAILFALVSIYQLSFTFVTNHYENKAKEFAKGDLTKESRYLDSIANEKVYLGQTFEEVRSKQVKKGLDLEGGVNVMLQISIKDVLKSLANNSNNAVFNKALADAEKVRSGNETYLNAFFTAFENESKGTVKLSSAEIFSNRNLPEVNVSMTDAQVKTVLEKKVKEAVESAYIVIRERIDEFGTTSPTIQLVGDSGRILVELPGAKDIDRIKNLLQSTAQLEFWETYKVEELAEFMLSANEVLKTKVTTSTQVKDTTAIVKETSDVDKLLTGVSKDSTSTQTEDRGPLLNLMLGFGQEGSPVIGYFNTKDVEKVNEYLADPQVRSLLTGQNRYARFAWQKVKKGESVAQLMALKGNAANVAPISGDVVTQARDDYDQMTGKPVVSMQMNASGAKAWEELTGKAHAQRSNIAIVLDNVVYSAPGVTTGAISGGSSSISGDFTVAETKDLANILKAGKLPASADIISSEVVGPSLGQAAIDAGLMSSIAGLLIIAAWMLFFYGKAGWYSIIALGVNILFMFAIFTGFDVVLTLPGIAGIVLTIGTAVDTNILIYERAKESLREGHTGEEAVKHAFSWDGAMSAIVDANVTTALTGVVLVIFGTGPIKGFAVTLLIGIATSLFTAIFITRVLVDRAVRKNRDLAFTTKTTKNWFTNMNFDFVGKKKASYIISSITMILCIGSIIFNGMNMGTDFVGGRTFLVKFDKPIEPSLISGDLSDAFDSNVEAKVFGNDTQIKITTKYRVEEEGANIDKEVNEVLYANLKKYLPVDLTYEQFVNTNEGKTIGILQASKVGPTVAKDVKTNAYWAVVGSLAIVFIYLALSFRKWQYSLGAVAAVAHDVVFVLGVYSFFYRWAPFNMEVDQSFVAALLTVIGYSLNDTVIVFDRVREYVKGKTEGTFLDVVNQSINTTLSRTFNTSATVIVVLLVMFIFGGDSLRGFVFAMLLGIGVGTYSSLFISTPILVDTIQKSAEKERAEALAKAQEENQNQEEIV